In Manduca sexta isolate Smith_Timp_Sample1 chromosome 23, JHU_Msex_v1.0, whole genome shotgun sequence, one DNA window encodes the following:
- the LOC119190314 gene encoding LOW QUALITY PROTEIN: 39S ribosomal protein L10, mitochondrial-like (The sequence of the model RefSeq protein was modified relative to this genomic sequence to represent the inferred CDS: inserted 4 bases in 2 codons), which yields MASLNKVLLQPQLPLLTAKRFRGKINIQRPRMPHFEKQLLIDISKPYYGPPKYKLPEVLRCDKGEKDKXVEIDNPFERILASECLNWFNTSKMVVFLHVNSISMEDKTPIFATLVKNNMHLRTYGKKIVSMATKGTRYEAVNHLFTSHQNIIFGQPENASKMFKILKKAPQLVVMAGIIQDRFMSKNELLEYSQMPSLDVARXQLCSVLDSAGSSVVGLLNRSQQTLVSHLEQHVEITNSSNKDGAKEKADGADS from the exons ATGGCGTCATTGAACAAag ttttaCTACAACCACAACTCCCATTATTAACTGCGAAACGATTCCGCGGAAAGATCAACATACAGAGGCCTCGAATGCCTCACTTTGAGAAACAACTTCTAATTGATATATCCAAACCTTATTACGGGCCCCCAAAATATAAACTGCCGGAAGTTCTTCGCTGTGACAAAGGAGAAAAAGACAA TGTAGAGATTGATAACCCATTCGAAAGAATATTAGCCTCTGAATGTTTGAACTGGTTCAATACATCAAAAATGGTTGTGTTTTTACATGTGAATTCTATAAGTATGGAGGACAAGACGCCGATTTTTGCTACATTAGTCAAAAATAATATGCATTTAAGAACATATGGCAAGAAAATAGTTAGCATGGCCACAAAAGGAACCCGTTATGAGGCAGTCAACCATCTGTTCACATCTCatcagaatattatatttgggcAACCAGAAAATGcttcaaaaatgtttaaaatattaaaaaaggctCCACAGTTAGTTGTTATGG ctGGCATCATACAAGATAGATTTATGTCCAAAAACGAACTACTGGAGTACAGTCAAATGCCATCCTTAGATGTTGCTCG CCAGCTGTGTTCAGTCCTCGACAGTGCTGGATCTAGTGTTGTTGGCCTGTTGAATAGAAGTCAGCAGACACTTGTTTCACATCTAGAGCAACATGTAGAAATTACGAACTCCTCCAACAAAGATGGCGCCAAAGAGAAGGCTGATGGTGCAGATAGCTga
- the LOC115451929 gene encoding large neutral amino acids transporter small subunit 1, which translates to MAKVGDVDGLPSRAMDSGLETVDGGDQESNGSVRLKKELGLMNGVAIIVGVIVGSGIFVSPHYVLKFAGSKGMALIVWVLSGILSMIGALCYAELGTMIPKSGGDYAYIGEAFGNLPAFLYLWGALFILVPTGNAITALTFAEYILKPLWPECHPPTTAISLIAAIITCFLTVINCYNVKWVTRVQDSFTAAKILALLITFFASLWYLFSGHTENLQNMMEGTTTKPGSIASAFFTGLFSYSGWNFLNFVTEELKDPYKNLPRAIRISMPVVTLVYALANVAYFAVLTNDEVLVSEVLAVTFSEKILGKVAWIMPLFVAMCTVGSLNGAIYASSRLFFVGARNGHLPLAISLIDIRRLTPVPSLIFMCVVTLTLLISTDIESLMLIVSAVEAMFTLCSVAGLLWMRHTLPQKMRPIRVNLILPIVFLITCTFLVIFCFFENPIKVGIGIAFIALGVPIYLIFIQWSNKPKWLQSACNSFNITCSKMFLCIPEDSKEL; encoded by the exons atggcAAAAGTAGGTGATGTTGATGGACTGCCATCTAGGGCGATGGATTCTGGTTTAGAAACCGTGGATGGTGGAGATCAGGAGTCAAACGGAAGTGTTcgtttgaaaaaagaattggGTCTGATGAATGGTGTGGCGATAATTGTTGGAGTTATAGTTGGCTCGGGTATCTTCGTGTCACCACATTACGTCCTCAAATTTGCCGGTTCCAAAGGCATGGCGCTCATCGTGTGGGTGCTCTCGGGAATCCTCTCCATGATTGGAGCGCTCTGCTATGCTGAATTAG GTACAATGATCCCAAAGTCTGGTGGAGACTACGCATACATTGGCGAGGCGTTTGGCAACCTGCCGGCGTTCTTATATTTATGGGGGGCACTGTTCATCCTGGTACCGACTGGTAACGCCATCACCGCCCTCACCTTTGCGGAATACATCCTCAAACCACTGTGGCCAGAATGTCATCCGCCTACTACTGCAATTAGCCTTATAGCTGCTATTATTACAT GTTTTTTAACCGTCATCAATTGCTACAACGTCAAATGGGTAACGCGAGTACAAGATTCCTTCACAGCTGCGAAAATATTAGCATTATTGATAACATTCTTCGCGAGTTTATGGTACTTATTTTCTGGTCACACTGAAAACCTTCAGAATATGATGGAGGGTACCACCACCAAGCCAGGAAGCATCGCTAGTGCGTTCTTCACTGGCCTTTTCTCCTATTCCGGCTGgaattttttgaatttcgtTACAGAGGAGTTAAAAGATCCCTACAA GAACCTTCCCCGAGCAATACGCATATCGATGCCTGTGGTGACACTGGTCTACGCGCTGGCAAACGTCGCCTACTTCGCAGTTCTCACTAACGACGAGGTCCTTGTCTCCGAGGTTCTCGCTGTCACTTTCAGTGAGAAGATATTAGGCAAGGTGGCGTGGATCATGCCGCTTTTCGTCGCGATGTGTACAGTTGGTTCATTAAATGGAGCTATATACGCCTCATCTCGCCTGTTCTTCGTCGGAGCAAGGAATGGCCACCTTCCACTTGCAATATCTTTAATCGATATCAGAAGGCTCACACCCGTACCTTCCCTAATTTTTATg TGCGTGGTGACACTAACGCTGTTAATATCAACCGATATTGAGTCGCTGATGCTGATCGTCTCCGCGGTGGAAGCGATGTTCACCTTGTGTTCGGTGGCGGGGCTGTTGTGGATGCGTCACACTCTACCTCAGAAGATGCGACCGATCCGCGTCAACCTTATCTTACCTATAGTATTCTTAATCACGTGTACATTCCTTGTTATATTCTGCTTTTTCGAGAACCCAATAAAAGTGGGAATCGGCATTGCTTTCATAGCACTAGGAGTTCCAATATACCTCATATTTATTCAATGGAGTAATAAACCCAAATGGTTGCAATCAGCATGCAATTCCTTTAATATAACTTGCTCTAAAATGTTCTTATGCATTCCCGAGGACTCTAAGGAATTATGA